Proteins from a genomic interval of Deltaproteobacteria bacterium:
- a CDS encoding PEP-CTERM sorting domain-containing protein, whose protein sequence is MTGLHGKKFWIAFAAVASCIFFTWSGVALAATSNIWSNAEVTVSSLSVNGAGNVNWGGSEPYTLTGAEAFSYRNGALTYSGLPIERTDGAAQGATANITPVQYTFAYANAVGESNILGMNFSYSYIDFDPAAYQVYGEGNSWTTRRFDVGAAGTYTFSLDYSYSLSGNTTVADIGEYPIYAGYIVNIELNEFAIGPESRLLLGDGSTSFLQNGGGTLIWEVQLDTGRNYDLTIGARANSEANQPVPIPGTLLLFGSGVLGLVGIGRKRLKS, encoded by the coding sequence ATGACCGGTCTGCACGGGAAGAAGTTCTGGATTGCCTTTGCCGCCGTCGCTTCATGCATCTTTTTCACCTGGTCGGGCGTTGCACTGGCTGCCACCTCCAACATATGGAGCAATGCGGAGGTCACAGTCTCGAGCCTTTCGGTTAACGGCGCGGGGAATGTGAACTGGGGTGGATCTGAACCGTATACTCTCACGGGAGCAGAAGCGTTCTCCTACCGAAACGGTGCATTAACATATTCGGGACTACCTATCGAAAGGACAGACGGCGCTGCGCAGGGAGCGACCGCAAACATCACGCCAGTCCAGTACACTTTCGCGTATGCCAATGCGGTTGGAGAGTCCAATATTCTGGGTATGAATTTTTCCTATTCCTATATTGATTTCGATCCCGCCGCGTACCAAGTATACGGCGAAGGGAACAGCTGGACCACCAGGAGGTTCGACGTTGGTGCGGCAGGTACTTATACCTTTTCCCTTGATTACAGCTACTCTTTATCCGGCAACACAACCGTTGCGGACATTGGTGAATACCCGATATATGCCGGGTACATTGTAAATATTGAACTAAATGAGTTTGCCATCGGCCCGGAATCTCGATTGCTATTGGGAGATGGCAGTACTTCCTTTTTACAAAACGGCGGCGGCACGCTAATTTGGGAAGTACAGCTTGATACGGGCCGGAACTATGATCTGACAATCGGGGCTCGGGCCAACAGCGAGGCGAACCAGCCGGTGCCTATTCCCGGCACGCTGCTTTTGTTCGGAAGCGGCGTTCTCGGGCTGGTCGGCATCGGGAGGAAACGGCTGAAAAGCTGA
- a CDS encoding alpha/beta fold hydrolase, whose protein sequence is MTRAFKRLSPAILAAALCLAIGLGDCSSGKKGASGLEAAGTSVPEKYYIENLRKKDFPGGPVRIVKRLESAGAFDRYLIEYDSGRLNITGMMDVPRGKGPFPVVVLNHGHYDQKNFSPGLGFRQAADAFARKGYVAVGSDFRNMGGSDKGEDFFQHLGSLEDVLRLVDAVKKLPYVDPERIGMWGYSGGGWLTLKSAAIKPEIKAIAVLGSMSADDRDNYLALQKWHPTALAEVDRFVGKPGESPEAYAKLSAKNYLKDVPARVIIHHGADDKAVPLPWAEKLRDRLRSEGKVVEMYVYEGQGHVLKGRAWDLSTERTIRFFDRYLTEGLKEPRR, encoded by the coding sequence ATGACACGCGCTTTCAAAAGGCTTTCCCCCGCAATCCTCGCCGCCGCGCTGTGCCTTGCCATCGGGCTTGGGGATTGCAGTAGCGGGAAAAAAGGTGCGTCCGGCCTGGAGGCGGCGGGAACCTCGGTGCCGGAAAAGTATTACATCGAAAACCTGAGGAAGAAGGATTTCCCGGGAGGCCCCGTCCGGATCGTGAAACGCCTCGAATCGGCGGGCGCATTCGACAGGTACCTCATCGAATACGACAGCGGGCGGCTGAACATTACGGGGATGATGGATGTCCCCCGGGGCAAAGGCCCATTCCCGGTCGTCGTCCTGAACCACGGCCATTACGATCAGAAGAACTTCTCCCCGGGGCTTGGATTCCGTCAGGCGGCGGACGCTTTCGCCCGGAAGGGTTACGTCGCGGTGGGGTCCGATTTCCGAAACATGGGAGGCTCGGACAAGGGAGAGGATTTCTTCCAGCACCTGGGCTCTCTCGAGGACGTCCTGCGGTTGGTGGACGCGGTGAAGAAACTGCCGTACGTTGACCCGGAACGCATTGGAATGTGGGGGTACAGCGGGGGAGGCTGGCTGACGCTGAAATCGGCGGCGATCAAGCCGGAAATCAAGGCGATCGCGGTGCTCGGATCCATGAGCGCCGACGACAGGGACAATTACCTCGCACTGCAGAAGTGGCATCCCACAGCGCTCGCAGAGGTTGACAGGTTCGTCGGCAAGCCCGGCGAAAGCCCGGAAGCTTACGCGAAGTTGTCCGCCAAGAATTACCTGAAGGACGTTCCGGCCAGAGTTATCATCCATCACGGGGCGGACGACAAGGCCGTCCCGTTGCCGTGGGCCGAAAAACTGCGCGACAGGCTACGATCGGAAGGCAAGGTCGTGGAGATGTACGTGTACGAGGGGCAGGGGCACGTCCTCAAGGGACGCGCCTGGGACCTTTCGACGGAACGAACGATACGCTTTTTCGATAGATATCTCACGGAAGGCCTCAAGGAGCCCCGAAGATGA
- a CDS encoding AbrB/MazE/SpoVT family DNA-binding domain-containing protein, with product MAKPAERIEVRIDRQGRVVVPSSIRRALSLLPDQRLVARVEEGRLVIEKRETVLARLKARYSKVPKGVDMAEELIAERRKEAERE from the coding sequence ATGGCAAAGCCTGCGGAACGCATAGAAGTACGGATCGACCGGCAGGGACGGGTGGTCGTGCCTTCATCGATCCGGCGCGCCTTGTCCCTGTTGCCCGATCAGCGGCTTGTGGCCCGGGTTGAGGAAGGACGCCTGGTGATCGAGAAGCGCGAAACCGTGCTGGCCCGTCTCAAGGCCCGCTATTCGAAGGTGCCGAAAGGTGTTGACATGGCGGAAGAACTGATCGCGGAGCGCCGGAAGGAGGCGGAGCGTGAGTGA
- a CDS encoding cobalamin B12-binding domain-containing protein, with amino-acid sequence MKILLIQPQSNPRSKIFDSFILHEPLGLEYVAAGVRDHHDVRILDLRLEGGLEENLKSFQPDIVGVTAFTVQMKNALEILKAVKRHDGRIMTVVGGYHATASPRDYDVDCVDVVVIGEGVFAFRDIVTIYERRREIRLDDLGNIPGIAFRSNGKLHFTPFRVYPDVDLLPMPARELTGKHRNGYFNTWMKPLSMIRTSVGCAFRCNFCLQWKMSGGKYHARDPRLVVEELASIREPYVSFADDETLLDTARMSRLADMIREARIRKKYRFFARADTVVRHPDLIRKWRDIGLSSLLVGFESYKDDDLKFLNKKTSTKTNEQAIRILQENKIEIIADFIIRQEYDEANFEELRAYVRKLRLTNPKFPILTPFPGTDLYESIKEQILTDDYDLYDLRHTILPTKLPVEKFYEEVNKLKNNTVSYRDKIRNLRNRPVDEWLPVLLWTVKSELIKYKFDYRAA; translated from the coding sequence ATGAAAATCCTCCTGATCCAGCCCCAATCCAACCCGAGATCGAAGATATTCGACAGCTTCATACTCCATGAGCCGCTCGGGCTGGAGTATGTGGCGGCGGGTGTCCGGGACCATCACGACGTCCGGATACTGGACCTGCGACTCGAAGGGGGGCTCGAGGAAAACCTCAAGAGTTTCCAGCCCGATATCGTGGGCGTTACAGCATTCACGGTGCAGATGAAGAACGCGCTCGAAATCCTCAAGGCCGTGAAGCGGCACGACGGCCGGATAATGACCGTGGTGGGGGGCTATCATGCGACGGCGTCCCCGCGCGATTACGATGTTGATTGCGTGGACGTCGTGGTGATCGGCGAGGGGGTGTTCGCGTTCCGTGACATAGTGACGATTTACGAGCGGCGGAGGGAAATCCGACTCGACGACTTGGGGAACATACCCGGCATCGCATTCCGCAGCAACGGGAAGCTTCACTTCACCCCGTTCCGCGTTTATCCCGACGTCGACCTGCTTCCCATGCCTGCGCGGGAGCTGACGGGAAAGCACAGGAACGGGTACTTCAACACATGGATGAAGCCCCTTTCGATGATCAGGACGTCCGTCGGCTGCGCCTTCCGCTGCAACTTCTGCCTGCAGTGGAAGATGTCCGGCGGAAAGTACCACGCGAGGGACCCGCGGCTGGTCGTGGAAGAGCTGGCTTCGATCAGGGAGCCCTACGTCAGTTTCGCCGACGATGAGACGCTGCTGGACACGGCGAGGATGTCGAGGCTGGCGGATATGATCCGGGAGGCGCGCATCCGGAAGAAATACCGGTTTTTCGCGAGGGCCGACACCGTCGTCAGGCACCCGGATCTCATTCGGAAGTGGCGGGATATCGGGTTGTCGAGCCTCCTGGTCGGTTTCGAATCGTACAAGGACGACGATCTAAAGTTCCTGAACAAGAAGACGTCGACCAAGACCAACGAACAGGCCATACGGATATTGCAGGAGAACAAGATCGAGATCATCGCGGATTTCATCATCCGCCAGGAATACGACGAGGCGAATTTCGAGGAGCTGCGGGCATACGTGAGGAAGCTGAGGCTGACCAATCCCAAGTTCCCGATCCTGACGCCCTTCCCGGGCACGGACCTCTACGAGTCGATCAAGGAGCAGATCCTGACCGACGACTACGATCTGTACGATCTGAGGCATACGATCCTGCCGACGAAGCTGCCGGTGGAGAAATTCTACGAGGAAGTGAACAAGCTCAAGAACAATACCGTGAGCTACCGGGACAAGATAAGGAACCTGCGGAACCGGCCGGTCGACGAATGGCTCCCGGTGCTGCTGTGGACGGTAAAGAGCGAGCTCATCAAGTACAAGTTCGACTACCGCGCCGCCTGA
- a CDS encoding ammonia-forming cytochrome c nitrite reductase subunit c552 — MKRTVLATIALLAGAVAYLMSGTAMADKHAPAKTAAKANESVKEEKCFECHDEIKELKTGGKHAGVNCGLCHSGTAEHLADSDKRPVTRVDLEACGGCHRDQYESFGTLNLKKPARVEKSLLTERSPNPFWDKLMMGHGFTKEHAAPRSHKFMLVDHLIVDRAYGGRFQSKTGWSYVAVPGVAKAWDVLEDRYPESKEHKAFIPESAPAANPTCLQCKTQDQILKWKFMGDKDPKAKWDRSSNVVEVAKDLSNAMNCFMCHDPHAAKPRIVRDGLIQALTRPEKDTLWHKDPKATKIDVKDFRGGFRKIALLEKYDSKLQCGQCHVEYNCNPGFDPKTGEYSIKAADRRTNHFPFKDVFQIYDHYNALGFRDFKHTLTGGLLWKAQHPEAETFWNSRHDKAGASCQDCHMPKVKNAQGQVYTSHWQTSPRNYIKQTCLTSKCHPNLSEEQAVYEIDSVKSYIKGKLRKSEFWLSMLIDKIVEGKKAGVDAETIKQAQEQHQKAHILWEWWTAENSDGFHNPDAARLSLTKSVEESRKGIKLISDAMEKKVAAK; from the coding sequence ATGAAAAGGACCGTGCTGGCGACGATTGCATTGCTGGCGGGCGCAGTGGCGTATCTTATGTCGGGCACCGCGATGGCCGACAAGCATGCGCCAGCGAAAACGGCGGCCAAGGCGAACGAATCTGTCAAGGAAGAGAAATGTTTCGAGTGCCACGACGAGATCAAGGAACTCAAAACCGGAGGCAAGCACGCCGGCGTCAATTGCGGATTGTGCCATAGCGGCACCGCGGAGCACCTTGCGGACAGCGACAAGAGGCCCGTCACGAGGGTGGACCTCGAAGCGTGCGGCGGCTGCCACAGGGACCAGTATGAAAGCTTCGGAACTCTGAACCTGAAAAAACCGGCCCGCGTTGAAAAATCGCTACTCACCGAGCGGTCGCCCAATCCCTTCTGGGACAAGTTGATGATGGGCCACGGCTTCACGAAGGAACATGCCGCCCCCCGGAGCCACAAGTTCATGCTGGTGGACCACCTGATCGTGGACCGGGCGTACGGCGGGCGCTTCCAGTCGAAGACGGGATGGTCGTACGTGGCCGTGCCGGGCGTCGCAAAGGCGTGGGATGTCCTCGAGGACCGCTACCCGGAATCGAAGGAGCACAAGGCGTTCATCCCGGAAAGCGCGCCGGCGGCCAACCCCACCTGCCTCCAGTGCAAGACGCAGGACCAGATCCTGAAATGGAAATTCATGGGGGACAAGGACCCGAAGGCGAAGTGGGACCGCTCCTCCAACGTCGTGGAGGTAGCCAAGGACCTCTCCAACGCGATGAACTGCTTCATGTGCCACGATCCTCACGCGGCGAAGCCGCGAATCGTGCGCGACGGGCTGATCCAGGCGCTTACCCGGCCCGAGAAGGACACGCTCTGGCACAAGGACCCGAAGGCGACGAAGATCGACGTGAAGGATTTCCGCGGCGGGTTCCGCAAGATCGCGCTCCTGGAAAAATACGATTCGAAGCTCCAGTGCGGGCAGTGCCACGTTGAATACAACTGCAACCCGGGGTTCGACCCGAAGACCGGCGAATACTCTATCAAGGCTGCCGACCGGCGAACGAACCACTTCCCGTTCAAGGACGTGTTCCAGATCTACGATCACTACAACGCGTTGGGGTTCCGGGATTTCAAGCATACGCTGACGGGCGGGCTCCTGTGGAAGGCGCAGCACCCGGAGGCGGAGACGTTCTGGAACTCGCGTCACGACAAGGCGGGAGCAAGCTGCCAGGATTGCCACATGCCCAAGGTGAAGAACGCGCAGGGGCAGGTCTATACCTCGCACTGGCAGACCAGCCCGCGGAACTACATCAAGCAGACGTGCCTGACTTCCAAATGCCATCCGAACCTTTCGGAAGAGCAGGCCGTCTACGAGATCGACTCGGTCAAGAGCTACATCAAGGGGAAGCTGCGCAAATCCGAGTTCTGGCTGTCGATGCTGATCGACAAGATCGTGGAAGGAAAGAAGGCGGGAGTGGACGCGGAAACGATAAAGCAGGCCCAGGAGCAGCACCAGAAGGCGCACATTCTTTGGGAATGGTGGACCGCCGAGAACTCCGACGGCTTCCATAACCCGGACGCGGCGCGCCTGTCGCTCACGAAGTCGGTCGAGGAATCGCGCAAGGGAATCAAGCTCATCTCCGACGCCATGGAGAAAAAAGTCGCCGCGAAATAG
- a CDS encoding B12-binding domain-containing radical SAM protein, giving the protein MKILLVQPTTLDRNGGPNKWKRPFLPNYTLPYLSALTPRGVEVEIADEKVDSIDFGGGYDLVGISALTSQAVRAYGIADRFREAGIPVVMGGIHVTALPEEAARHCDAVVMGEAENVWVQVLEDAARGRLKGVYRANGFHDMKDLPAPRFDLLKRKDFISPFLPILATKGCPHDCDFCSVSRFFGKSYRFRPLEDVIREITASGAKRFTFVDDNITANRNYSKELFKAMIPLGVQWLGQCTINLGRDPALCRLAAESGCCFMSIGIESVDEDNLASIDKSWNRVKEFPELLSNIRKSGIGLALNMIVGLDNDDRGIFRKTLRFLMDNRAFTLILNTPIPYPGTRLAQRLDTEGRLLHTNWSGYTQGSILYTPRRISAGELEAGYWSLLDDFFSYPSIARRALGQSCRNLPYYFKRNLDLHMSVKRRVY; this is encoded by the coding sequence ATGAAGATTCTCTTGGTCCAGCCGACGACGCTCGATCGGAACGGCGGCCCCAACAAGTGGAAGCGGCCTTTCCTTCCCAACTACACGCTTCCGTACCTGTCGGCCTTGACGCCCAGGGGCGTGGAAGTCGAGATCGCGGACGAGAAGGTCGACTCGATCGATTTCGGCGGCGGTTACGACCTGGTCGGGATCAGCGCGCTGACCAGCCAGGCCGTGCGGGCATACGGGATCGCCGACAGGTTCAGGGAAGCGGGGATACCGGTCGTCATGGGGGGTATCCACGTTACCGCCCTTCCGGAAGAGGCGGCGCGCCATTGCGACGCGGTGGTGATGGGGGAGGCGGAGAATGTCTGGGTGCAGGTGCTGGAAGATGCCGCCCGGGGTCGCCTGAAGGGCGTCTATCGTGCGAACGGTTTCCACGACATGAAGGACCTGCCTGCCCCGAGGTTCGACCTGCTGAAGAGGAAGGACTTCATTTCCCCGTTTCTTCCTATCCTCGCGACCAAGGGATGTCCCCACGACTGCGATTTTTGCTCGGTCAGCAGGTTCTTCGGGAAAAGCTACCGTTTCCGGCCGCTGGAGGACGTCATCAGGGAGATAACCGCCTCCGGGGCCAAACGGTTTACGTTCGTAGACGACAACATCACCGCGAACCGGAATTACTCGAAGGAGCTGTTCAAGGCAATGATCCCGCTCGGGGTCCAGTGGCTCGGGCAGTGCACGATCAACCTGGGACGGGATCCGGCGCTCTGCCGGCTTGCGGCGGAAAGCGGCTGCTGCTTCATGAGCATCGGCATCGAAAGCGTCGATGAAGACAACCTGGCGAGCATCGACAAATCGTGGAACCGTGTGAAGGAATTTCCGGAGTTGCTTTCGAACATCCGCAAGAGCGGGATCGGCCTTGCGCTCAACATGATCGTCGGGCTGGACAACGACGACCGCGGCATATTCCGAAAGACCCTGCGATTCCTCATGGACAACCGGGCATTCACCCTCATCCTGAACACGCCCATTCCGTACCCGGGGACGCGGCTGGCCCAGCGCCTTGACACGGAAGGAAGGCTGCTTCACACGAACTGGTCCGGCTACACCCAGGGCAGCATCCTGTACACGCCGAGGCGGATTTCGGCCGGGGAGCTGGAAGCCGGCTACTGGTCGCTTCTCGACGATTTCTTTTCCTATCCGTCGATCGCGAGGCGTGCCTTGGGCCAATCGTGCCGAAACCTGCCGTACTACTTCAAGAGAAACCTGGATCTCCACATGTCCGTGAAGAGGCGGGTGTATTAG
- a CDS encoding AbrB/MazE/SpoVT family DNA-binding domain-containing protein: protein MRSRVRRWGNSLALRIPKSFAEEISLSDNSLVDIRVVNGRIVVSTVEDPSVTLDFLLDGVNEHNRHRSTPEEQEEGSG, encoded by the coding sequence TTGAGATCCCGCGTCCGCAGGTGGGGGAACAGCCTCGCGTTGAGAATTCCCAAATCGTTCGCGGAGGAGATCTCCCTGTCGGACAACTCCCTGGTGGATATAAGGGTCGTGAACGGAAGAATCGTCGTGTCTACCGTCGAGGATCCGTCGGTCACTCTCGATTTCCTGCTGGATGGCGTGAACGAGCACAACCGGCACAGGTCTACCCCCGAGGAACAGGAAGAAGGATCCGGTTGA
- a CDS encoding type II toxin-antitoxin system VapC family toxin — protein sequence MSEVVLDSSALLAALHEEAGCEKVEPLLGAAAVSAVNWSEVVQKSLSRGVRLEGLRADMEALGLDIIPFTAEDAEIAADLWKKTHRRGLSLGDRSCLSLGIRLGLPVVTADKAWKGLGAGIEIQVIR from the coding sequence GTGAGTGAGGTGGTTCTGGATTCTTCTGCCCTTCTCGCCGCGCTGCACGAAGAAGCCGGATGCGAAAAGGTCGAGCCGCTCCTCGGTGCGGCCGCCGTGTCCGCGGTGAACTGGTCGGAGGTGGTTCAGAAGAGCCTTTCGCGCGGTGTCCGGCTGGAAGGACTTCGCGCGGATATGGAAGCCCTTGGGCTCGACATCATCCCTTTCACCGCGGAAGATGCCGAGATTGCCGCGGACCTGTGGAAAAAGACGCATCGCCGCGGACTCTCGCTTGGCGACCGTTCCTGCCTCTCTTTGGGCATCCGGCTTGGATTGCCGGTGGTTACCGCGGACAAGGCATGGAAAGGGCTTGGCGCCGGAATCGAAATTCAAGTCATCCGTTGA